A region of Thermothielavioides terrestris NRRL 8126 chromosome 6, complete sequence DNA encodes the following proteins:
- a CDS encoding 40S ribosomal protein S6, which translates to MKLNISHPANGSQKLIEVDDERKLRHFFEKRMGAEVPGDPLGDEWKGYILRITGGNDKQGFPMKQGVIAPNRVRLLLSEGHSCYRPRRTGERKRKSVRGCIVGPDLSVLALSIVKQGEQDIPGLTDTVHPKRLGPKRATKIRRFFGLSKDDDVRKYVIRREVQPKGEGKKPYTKAPRIQRLVTPQRLQHKRHRIALKRRQAEKVKDEANEYAQILAKRVAEAKAQKADLRKRRASSMRK; encoded by the exons ATGAAG CTGAACATTTCGCACCCTGCGAATGGCTCGCAGAAGCTGATCGAGGTGGATGATGAGCGGAAGCTCAGGCACTTCTTCGA GAAGCGC ATGGGCGCCGAGGTCCCTGGCGACccgctcggcgacgagtGGAAGGGCTACATCCTCCGCATCACCGGTGGCAACGACAAGCAAGGTTTCCCGATGAAGCAGGGTGTCATTGCGCCGAACCGtgtccgcctcctcctctccgaGGGCCACTCCTGCTACCGCCCCCGCCGTACCGGTGAGCGCAAGCGCAAGTCGGTCCGCGGCTGCATCGTCGGCCCCGATCTCTCCGTCCTCGCTCTCTCGATCGTCAAGCAGGGCGAGCAGGACATTCCCGGCCTCACCGATACTGTCCACCCCAAGCGCCTCGGCCCCAAGCGTGCCACCAAGATCCGGCGGTTCTTCGGCCTCAGCAAGGATGACGAT GTCCGCAAGTACGTCATTCGGCGTGAGGTCCAGCCCAAGGGCGAGGGCAAGAAGCCTTACACCAAGGCTCCTCGCATCCAGCGCCTGGTCACTCCTCAGCGCCTCCAGCACAAGCGCCACCGCATTGCGCTGAAGCGCCGCCAGGCTGAGAAGGTCAAGGACGAGGCG AACGAGTATGCTCAGATCCTGGCCAAGCGTGTTGCTGAGGCCAAGGCTCAGAAGGCCGATCTCCGCAAGCGGAGAGCCAGCTCGATGCGCAAGTAA